Proteins from a genomic interval of Microbacterium esteraromaticum:
- a CDS encoding anti-sigma factor, producing the protein MNEQEFSELAAGHALHALSDADQQRLTAALAAHPEWQATLDAELETASALGAMLTPIAPPAALRENLLAQIATTPQAAPVASEQVPAPGTSGPGGRRWNRMLFALAACLVLLVGAGIGTAVVLAQLQRPEAVVALEQILGAEDADEATVQTVAGGTATAHWSDTLGTAVLVTHGLDDLPADASYELWFVRGDQPIAAGVFDTSQGEATALLDQPMQPGDAIAVTIEAAGGSPTGQPTTDPVIVIPTS; encoded by the coding sequence ATGAACGAGCAGGAGTTCTCCGAGCTCGCGGCCGGCCATGCCCTGCACGCGCTGTCGGATGCTGACCAGCAGCGCCTCACCGCCGCACTGGCCGCCCACCCCGAATGGCAGGCGACCCTTGACGCCGAGCTCGAGACCGCGTCCGCGCTGGGAGCGATGCTCACGCCGATCGCTCCGCCCGCCGCTCTGCGCGAAAACCTTCTCGCCCAGATCGCGACGACACCGCAGGCAGCGCCGGTGGCATCCGAGCAGGTCCCCGCTCCCGGCACGAGCGGGCCCGGCGGTCGTCGCTGGAATCGGATGCTGTTCGCGCTCGCCGCCTGCCTGGTGCTGCTGGTCGGCGCCGGCATCGGCACCGCTGTCGTGCTGGCGCAACTGCAGCGTCCCGAGGCCGTCGTCGCGCTGGAGCAGATCCTCGGTGCCGAGGATGCCGATGAGGCGACGGTGCAGACCGTCGCCGGCGGTACCGCGACGGCGCACTGGTCCGACACCCTGGGCACAGCGGTGCTCGTCACCCACGGACTCGACGATCTGCCGGCCGATGCGAGCTACGAGCTGTGGTTCGTGCGCGGCGATCAGCCCATTGCCGCGGGAGTGTTCGACACGTCGCAGGGCGAGGCGACCGCCCTGCTGGATCAACCCATGCAACCCGGTGACGCCATCGCCGTCACGATCGAGGCCGCCGGTGGGTCACCGACAGGGCAACCCACGACCGACCCGGTCATCGTCATCCCGACCAGCTGA
- the sigK gene encoding ECF RNA polymerase sigma factor SigK, which translates to MVIDGVEVPEDGSAGDNATVLLLRIADGDQQAFAELYDLLSPRVFALILRVIVNRSQAEEVLQEVFLEIWQSAGRFAPNKGQGRSWVLTIAHRRAVDRVRASQSSADRDVRVGARDLDPARDVVSDEVESRLESHRLVRALKILPEAQQEALILAYYGGYSQSEISALVGIPLGTVKTRMRDGMSRLRGELGVTT; encoded by the coding sequence ATGGTCATCGACGGCGTAGAGGTGCCGGAGGACGGCTCGGCGGGAGACAACGCCACCGTGCTCCTGTTGCGCATCGCTGACGGCGATCAGCAGGCGTTCGCCGAGCTCTACGACCTGCTTTCGCCTCGCGTGTTCGCGCTGATCCTGCGCGTCATCGTCAACCGTTCGCAGGCCGAAGAAGTGCTGCAGGAGGTCTTCCTGGAGATCTGGCAATCCGCCGGGCGTTTCGCTCCGAACAAGGGGCAGGGAAGATCGTGGGTTCTCACGATCGCCCACCGACGTGCAGTCGATCGCGTGAGGGCCTCGCAGTCCAGCGCTGACCGGGACGTTCGCGTCGGTGCGCGTGACCTCGACCCCGCGCGGGACGTGGTTTCTGATGAAGTGGAGTCGCGGCTGGAGAGCCACCGGCTGGTACGTGCGCTCAAGATCCTGCCGGAGGCCCAGCAGGAGGCGCTGATTCTGGCCTACTACGGCGGCTACAGCCAGAGTGAGATCTCGGCCCTGGTGGGTATCCCCCTGGGGACGGTCAAGACGAGGATGAGAGATGGGATGTCGCGGTTGCGCGGCGAACTGGGGGTGACGACATGA
- a CDS encoding cytochrome c biogenesis protein DipZ gives MELIIIGLLGGLITGISPCILPVLPVIFLTGGAQSARFEGEALPARRSRPFLVIAGLMLSFTLVTLLGSLLLGLLNLPQDVLRWAGIIVLLLLGLALIIPRLEHLLEKPFQWIPRKQVENRGSGFGVGLALGAVFVPCAGPVLAAIIVAGSTGRIGLDTVLLTASFAVGVAAPLLAFALAGRGLVERIRAFRSRERMLRITAGVAMIALAVGLIFNVPQMLQRLVPDYTAGLQQDLAERGDALDLGGLVTDENRELDNCTNGATVLEECGTAPAIRGIEQWLNTPDGAGVDLEQLRGEVVLIDFWAYSCINCQRSIPHVVAWDDAYRDAGLNVIGIHSPEYAFEKDAGNVRAGIDDFGIEYPVALDNTLSTWTAYRNRYWPAHYLIDAEGTVRHISFGEGNYAATEKMIRELLQDADSRVSLPEATEIADVTPEVGATTRETFLGSAKDVNYGGPGAYRAGRGSYTLPQQQPDDSFALDGDWQIETQYATPVAGESGIRLNYRASEVRMVLAGAGDVTVRGDDGSTRTLRVDGTPRSYQVVDDDPHTGVLTVDVSEGVEVYSFTFG, from the coding sequence ATGGAACTGATCATCATCGGGCTGCTGGGCGGCCTCATCACCGGCATCTCGCCGTGCATCCTGCCGGTGCTGCCGGTCATCTTCCTCACGGGCGGCGCGCAGTCCGCGCGGTTCGAGGGAGAGGCCCTGCCGGCGCGACGCAGCCGGCCGTTTCTTGTGATCGCCGGGCTCATGCTCAGCTTCACGCTCGTGACTCTGCTCGGTTCGCTGCTGCTGGGCCTGCTCAACCTGCCACAGGATGTGCTGCGGTGGGCGGGCATCATCGTGCTGCTGCTTCTCGGACTGGCGCTGATCATTCCGCGGCTGGAGCACCTGCTCGAGAAGCCGTTCCAGTGGATCCCGCGCAAGCAGGTCGAGAACCGGGGCAGCGGGTTCGGGGTGGGGTTGGCGCTCGGCGCCGTGTTCGTCCCCTGCGCGGGCCCGGTGCTGGCCGCGATCATCGTGGCAGGATCCACCGGACGCATCGGGCTCGACACCGTGCTGCTGACCGCCTCGTTCGCGGTGGGTGTCGCTGCTCCGCTGTTGGCGTTCGCGCTCGCCGGCCGCGGGTTGGTCGAGCGCATCCGTGCGTTCCGTTCGCGCGAGCGGATGCTGCGGATCACCGCGGGTGTGGCGATGATCGCTCTGGCGGTCGGCCTGATCTTCAACGTGCCGCAGATGCTGCAGCGGCTGGTTCCCGACTACACCGCCGGACTCCAGCAGGATCTGGCAGAACGCGGAGATGCGCTTGACCTGGGTGGGCTCGTCACCGATGAGAACCGCGAGCTCGACAACTGCACGAACGGCGCGACGGTGTTGGAGGAGTGCGGCACCGCTCCCGCGATCCGCGGTATCGAGCAGTGGCTGAACACCCCCGACGGCGCAGGCGTTGACCTGGAGCAACTGCGCGGCGAGGTGGTGCTGATCGACTTCTGGGCGTACTCGTGCATCAACTGCCAGCGTTCGATCCCGCACGTCGTCGCCTGGGATGACGCGTACCGCGATGCGGGGCTGAACGTCATCGGCATCCACTCTCCGGAGTACGCCTTCGAGAAGGACGCCGGCAACGTTCGCGCCGGGATCGACGACTTCGGCATCGAATACCCGGTGGCGCTCGACAACACCCTCTCGACGTGGACGGCGTATCGCAACCGCTACTGGCCCGCCCACTACTTGATCGATGCCGAGGGAACGGTGCGCCACATCTCGTTCGGTGAGGGCAACTACGCCGCCACCGAGAAGATGATCCGCGAGCTGCTGCAGGACGCAGATTCGAGGGTGTCCCTGCCCGAGGCCACCGAGATCGCCGATGTCACCCCCGAGGTGGGGGCGACCACACGAGAGACCTTCCTCGGTTCGGCGAAGGACGTCAACTACGGCGGGCCGGGCGCCTACCGGGCCGGACGCGGCAGCTACACGCTGCCACAGCAGCAACCGGATGATTCCTTCGCTCTCGATGGTGACTGGCAGATCGAGACGCAGTACGCCACGCCTGTGGCGGGGGAGAGTGGCATCCGGCTGAACTATCGGGCATCCGAGGTCCGTATGGTCCTCGCCGGTGCTGGCGACGTCACGGTGCGTGGTGATGACGGCTCGACGCGCACACTGCGCGTCGACGGGACCCCGCGCTCGTATCAGGTCGTCGACGACGACCCGCACACGGGTGTGCTCACCGTCGACGTCTCCGAGGGTGTCGAGGTGTACTCGTTCACCTTCGGGTGA
- a CDS encoding fasciclin domain-containing protein — MLSTKKKTTAALALGFAGVLLLAGCSAGSDTESASTEPEAPATSEEATDDMMDPAANLVGPGCAAYAEQVPDGDGSIQGMSQDPVAVAASNNPLLTTLVSAVSGQLNPDVNLVDTLNGDEFTVFAPVDDAFAKIDPATIEALKTDADTLSSILTYHVVPGQIEPADIAGMHTTVQGSDLEVTGSGEEWMVNDAGVICGGVQTANATVYLIDSVLLPTE; from the coding sequence ATGCTCAGCACCAAGAAGAAGACCACCGCAGCTCTCGCCCTCGGCTTCGCCGGCGTTCTCCTGCTCGCCGGATGTTCGGCTGGGTCGGACACCGAGTCGGCATCGACCGAGCCCGAGGCCCCTGCGACGTCGGAAGAGGCAACCGACGACATGATGGACCCGGCCGCGAACCTCGTCGGACCCGGCTGCGCCGCCTACGCCGAGCAGGTGCCGGACGGCGACGGCTCGATCCAGGGCATGTCGCAGGACCCGGTCGCGGTCGCCGCGTCGAACAACCCGCTGCTGACGACGCTCGTCTCGGCAGTTAGCGGTCAGCTCAATCCGGATGTGAACCTGGTCGACACGCTCAACGGTGATGAGTTCACCGTGTTCGCACCCGTCGACGACGCGTTCGCGAAGATCGACCCCGCCACCATCGAGGCGCTGAAGACCGACGCCGACACGCTGTCGTCGATCCTCACGTACCACGTGGTGCCCGGTCAGATCGAGCCCGCCGACATCGCCGGTATGCACACCACCGTGCAGGGCTCCGACCTCGAGGTGACCGGCTCGGGCGAGGAGTGGATGGTCAACGACGCAGGCGTCATCTGCGGTGGCGTGCAGACCGCCAACGCCACCGTGTACCTCATCGACTCGGTGCTGCTGCCGACCGAATGA
- a CDS encoding MurR/RpiR family transcriptional regulator, whose translation MFRTPESRYAARIVHRPLSTRPPRITTVRSVQPEESNAHGRRTTGIHTRVHGILVGMSASLGEPPLGGTIEQILSLLPSLVPSAQRVARLCAERPQDVVEMSGAELAEAAETSPATVSRASRGLGFRGFQHLRMMLLRDLAAEGAQRQECPTGTEGYLRSLAESAGTMLQTSLASVDPDAFDAAVAAIARARRVLLVGTGGSHAAAQAAAMAFTINGRPCEAPSDGVVAQLTARVLSHDDVCLVVSASGANSLSLAVADAAIEAGATVIGLSSFARPPLASRAAHMLVTGARFQSWDQGTMASGLVQLLALNALQIAVAERMADASERARTAVREEVLDLVADDATDTDEDEDVTAEGYRR comes from the coding sequence GTGTTCCGCACGCCCGAATCTCGATACGCGGCACGCATCGTTCACCGGCCGTTGTCCACACGGCCGCCCAGAATCACTACGGTTCGGAGCGTTCAACCGGAGGAGAGCAATGCACATGGTCGGCGTACGACGGGTATCCACACCCGTGTGCATGGCATCCTCGTTGGCATGAGCGCGTCGCTTGGCGAGCCGCCCCTCGGCGGCACGATCGAACAGATCCTGTCGCTGTTGCCGTCCTTGGTGCCGAGCGCGCAGCGCGTGGCACGGCTGTGTGCTGAGCGGCCGCAGGATGTCGTCGAGATGTCAGGAGCTGAGCTCGCAGAAGCTGCCGAGACCTCCCCCGCCACGGTCAGCCGTGCGAGCCGCGGGCTGGGATTTCGAGGGTTCCAGCACCTGCGCATGATGCTGTTGCGCGACCTCGCGGCCGAGGGAGCACAGCGACAGGAATGTCCGACGGGCACAGAAGGGTATCTGCGCAGCCTCGCCGAATCGGCAGGGACCATGTTGCAGACCTCATTGGCTTCCGTCGACCCCGACGCGTTCGATGCGGCGGTCGCGGCCATTGCCCGCGCGCGGCGAGTGCTTCTGGTCGGCACGGGCGGTTCCCACGCAGCCGCGCAAGCCGCCGCCATGGCGTTCACGATCAACGGGCGCCCCTGCGAGGCACCGAGCGATGGCGTCGTCGCTCAACTGACGGCGCGCGTGCTGAGCCACGACGACGTGTGCCTGGTGGTGAGCGCCAGCGGCGCCAACTCTCTGTCGCTGGCTGTCGCGGATGCTGCCATCGAGGCCGGTGCAACGGTCATCGGGCTGAGCAGTTTCGCTCGTCCTCCGCTTGCCTCCCGCGCCGCGCACATGCTGGTGACTGGTGCCCGTTTTCAGAGCTGGGACCAGGGCACGATGGCGAGCGGGTTGGTGCAGTTGCTCGCACTCAACGCCTTGCAGATCGCCGTCGCTGAACGAATGGCCGATGCATCCGAGCGCGCCCGCACCGCCGTACGCGAAGAAGTGCTCGACCTCGTCGCCGACGATGCCACAGACACGGATGAAGATGAAGATGTTACCGCCGAGGGCTATCGTCGTTGA
- a CDS encoding ABC transporter ATP-binding protein gives MGTIQLSGIGRSFRSTVAVGDIDLTIEDGGFVVLLGPSGCGKTTLLRMIAGLLEPTAGRILLDGDDITELPSKKRDLAMVFQSYALYPHLSVRKNLAFPLRVQRLSTAEIERRVEEVAESLEIGHLLERKPKELSGGQRQRVAVGRALVRNPKAFLMDEPLSNLDAKLRTQTRHELTALHRRLGATFVYVTHDQVEAMTMATKIVVLNAGRIEQYGTPEEVYDRPESVFVAGFLGSPAMNLIDARITTSDGEVAIEADGVTGRLWAGRSDDLDIVLGVRPEQVAVATAPLTGPGVRLAGRVEIVENLGGEQIVTCLVAGSRVFARTSRDLIVTPGQDVTLCVAAENVHLFDRDSGRRLVWVDDAEPAAVADTELAAV, from the coding sequence ATGGGAACCATCCAGCTCTCGGGCATCGGTCGTAGCTTCAGGAGCACCGTAGCTGTCGGCGACATCGATCTGACGATCGAGGACGGCGGGTTCGTCGTCCTGCTCGGTCCCTCGGGGTGCGGCAAGACGACGCTGCTGCGCATGATCGCCGGCTTGCTGGAGCCCACCGCCGGTCGCATCCTGCTCGACGGCGATGACATCACCGAGCTGCCCTCGAAGAAGCGTGACCTCGCGATGGTCTTCCAGAGCTACGCCCTGTACCCGCACCTGAGCGTCCGCAAGAACCTCGCCTTCCCTCTTAGGGTGCAACGACTGAGCACCGCCGAGATCGAGCGGCGCGTCGAGGAGGTCGCAGAAAGCCTCGAGATCGGCCATCTGCTGGAGCGCAAGCCCAAGGAGCTGTCCGGGGGGCAACGTCAGCGCGTCGCCGTCGGGCGTGCGCTCGTGCGGAACCCGAAGGCGTTCCTGATGGACGAGCCGCTGTCCAATCTCGACGCGAAGCTGCGCACCCAGACTCGACACGAGCTGACCGCGCTGCACCGGCGGCTGGGCGCGACCTTCGTCTACGTCACCCACGACCAGGTCGAGGCAATGACGATGGCGACGAAGATCGTCGTACTCAACGCCGGCCGCATCGAGCAGTACGGCACTCCCGAAGAGGTCTACGATCGCCCCGAATCGGTCTTCGTCGCGGGGTTCCTCGGCAGCCCGGCGATGAACCTGATCGACGCGCGCATAACCACGAGCGACGGCGAGGTCGCCATCGAGGCAGACGGCGTCACCGGCCGGCTGTGGGCGGGACGCAGCGACGACCTCGACATCGTGCTCGGGGTACGCCCCGAACAGGTCGCCGTCGCGACGGCACCGCTGACCGGCCCCGGAGTGCGACTCGCCGGCCGTGTCGAGATCGTCGAGAATCTCGGCGGTGAACAGATCGTGACATGTCTCGTCGCCGGAAGCCGGGTCTTCGCGCGCACATCACGCGATCTGATCGTCACGCCCGGCCAGGACGTGACGCTGTGCGTCGCCGCCGAAAACGTGCACCTCTTCGATCGTGACTCCGGGCGACGACTCGTCTGGGTCGACGACGCCGAACCTGCCGCCGTGGCGGACACCGAACTCGCTGCCGTCTGA
- a CDS encoding extracellular solute-binding protein: MKLRARRAGLAATAILGVAALAGCSSATGSAADASGTLVELSDDQQVEIVFESYNLANVGTWSDAINQLLEEFMAEHPNISVVGQPSSSAGTAASVQQQLLAGAAPDIAQLTFNELDFAATTLGAQNLTALVGQEGLDDQFGGEYPYHERAAVLADWDDATYGLPYVFSTPVLWTNAEAFAAAGLNAETVDLSTWEAVSEAAATITAATDAPSLSISCVITGGSWCMQGLFRSNGADVLSADRASIEFGSDAAIDTVQTFTDMFESGILTNEDSTSQYEAFAQGKTAIHVNTSALQGAFMMGAEAGGWQLGARTLPAFDDQAVVPTNSGSFLAMFATDPAKQAAAWELMKWMTSERAYEIISTQIGYLPLRSSMTEEGGPLHEWVSQNPLVEPNLEQLDALEPWVSYPGGSYAQVDQVLATAIEESIYYGADPTATMREAADRAQGLIE; encoded by the coding sequence ATGAAACTCCGTGCCCGTCGCGCCGGACTCGCCGCCACGGCGATCCTCGGCGTCGCCGCCCTTGCAGGTTGCAGCTCTGCCACCGGCTCCGCTGCGGACGCCTCCGGAACGCTTGTCGAGCTGTCGGACGACCAGCAGGTCGAGATCGTCTTCGAGTCGTACAACCTCGCCAACGTCGGCACCTGGTCGGATGCCATCAACCAGTTGCTCGAGGAGTTCATGGCCGAGCACCCGAACATCTCCGTCGTCGGTCAGCCGAGTTCCTCCGCAGGCACGGCGGCGAGCGTGCAGCAGCAACTGCTCGCCGGCGCCGCGCCCGACATCGCGCAGCTCACGTTCAACGAACTCGACTTCGCGGCGACCACACTCGGCGCGCAGAACCTGACCGCGCTGGTGGGACAGGAAGGTCTTGACGACCAGTTCGGCGGCGAGTACCCGTACCACGAGCGCGCCGCTGTGCTCGCGGACTGGGACGATGCCACCTACGGGCTCCCGTACGTGTTCTCGACTCCCGTGCTCTGGACCAACGCCGAGGCATTCGCGGCCGCGGGTCTGAACGCCGAGACGGTCGATCTGTCGACATGGGAAGCCGTCTCGGAGGCCGCGGCGACGATCACGGCCGCAACCGACGCGCCGTCGCTGAGCATCTCGTGCGTGATCACCGGAGGAAGCTGGTGCATGCAGGGGCTCTTCCGCTCCAACGGTGCGGATGTGCTCAGCGCGGATCGCGCATCGATCGAGTTCGGCTCCGACGCCGCGATCGACACCGTCCAGACGTTCACCGACATGTTCGAGTCCGGCATCCTCACCAACGAGGACTCCACCAGCCAGTACGAGGCGTTCGCCCAGGGCAAGACGGCCATTCATGTGAACACCTCTGCTCTGCAGGGCGCATTCATGATGGGCGCCGAGGCCGGCGGCTGGCAGCTGGGCGCACGCACGCTCCCCGCCTTCGACGATCAGGCCGTCGTTCCGACGAACTCGGGCTCGTTCCTGGCGATGTTCGCCACCGACCCCGCCAAGCAGGCCGCGGCATGGGAGCTCATGAAGTGGATGACGAGTGAGCGCGCGTACGAGATCATCTCCACTCAGATCGGCTACCTGCCGCTGCGCAGCAGCATGACCGAAGAGGGCGGCCCGCTGCACGAATGGGTGTCGCAGAACCCGCTCGTGGAGCCGAACCTGGAACAGCTCGACGCACTCGAGCCCTGGGTGTCGTACCCGGGCGGCAGCTACGCGCAGGTCGATCAGGTCCTGGCCACCGCGATCGAGGAGTCGATCTACTACGGCGCTGACCCGACCGCGACCATGCGCGAGGCGGCCGATCGCGCCCAGGGGCTGATCGAGTGA
- a CDS encoding tyrosine-protein phosphatase, giving the protein MTGHPLLDAEHAASERRHQPLRGLYNLRDTGGYPAASGASRWGKLFRSDALHRIDDAGRDRLSELGITRVIDLRGAEERQSSPSALDGMNLTVYHLPVFDDAAPAAQAAGGVALAPVYDHIVDRRGRQLAAAIKAIADTPQDEAVLVHCTAGKDRTGIVVAFALSAAGVERRAVVDDYAASEENLRGEWVDAMVSSFEQRGFTLTPDVLGLIAESPAPVLDTLIDRVEKQHGSVADYLLAHGLTGDDLTRLTAALVDIRTSA; this is encoded by the coding sequence GTGACCGGCCACCCTCTGCTCGACGCGGAACATGCGGCATCCGAGCGCCGCCACCAGCCGCTCCGCGGGCTCTACAACCTGCGCGACACCGGCGGCTACCCGGCAGCATCCGGCGCCAGCCGCTGGGGCAAGCTGTTCCGGTCCGACGCCCTGCACCGGATCGACGATGCCGGACGTGACCGTCTCAGTGAACTGGGCATCACCCGGGTGATCGACCTTCGGGGCGCTGAGGAACGCCAGTCGTCGCCGAGCGCACTGGACGGCATGAATCTCACGGTCTATCACCTGCCGGTGTTCGATGACGCCGCTCCCGCCGCGCAGGCCGCAGGCGGTGTGGCCCTCGCCCCGGTGTACGACCACATCGTGGACCGACGCGGACGCCAGCTGGCCGCTGCCATCAAGGCCATCGCAGACACCCCGCAGGACGAGGCCGTGCTGGTGCACTGCACGGCGGGCAAAGACCGCACCGGCATCGTCGTCGCGTTCGCGCTGAGCGCGGCCGGCGTCGAACGCCGCGCTGTGGTCGACGACTACGCCGCCAGCGAGGAGAATCTGCGCGGCGAATGGGTCGATGCCATGGTCTCGTCGTTCGAGCAGCGTGGGTTCACCCTCACCCCCGACGTCCTCGGGCTCATCGCCGAGAGCCCGGCACCCGTGCTCGACACGCTGATCGACCGTGTTGAGAAGCAGCACGGGTCGGTCGCCGACTACCTGCTCGCGCACGGCCTCACCGGTGATGACCTCACGCGGCTCACTGCCGCGCTGGTCGACATCCGCACATCCGCCTGA
- a CDS encoding phosphodiesterase codes for MSTLIGQHPAPEHFILHVSDTHFVGDGDLLHEKIDSDKNLAELFAGFEKANARPEAIVFTGDLADTGRPDAYQRLRAIVEPAAAALGAQIIWVMGNHDERVAFRRGLLDEDADQSEPVDRVYDINGLRIIALDSTRPGQHYGEITDAQLDWLANELATPAQDGTLLALHHPPVPSPLGLMGLVELRDQERLADVLRGSDVRGILGGHLHYSTTSTFAGIPVSVASATCYTQDLAVAHPGARGQDGGQSYNLVHVYGDRVLHSVVPIGQFPTVYEMTPEMLEAFMKMSADEQLAAVNGSVQE; via the coding sequence ATGTCCACTCTCATCGGACAGCACCCTGCTCCCGAACACTTCATCCTCCACGTCTCCGACACGCACTTCGTCGGCGACGGCGACCTGCTCCACGAGAAGATCGACTCGGACAAGAACCTCGCCGAACTCTTCGCTGGCTTCGAGAAGGCCAACGCCCGCCCCGAAGCGATCGTCTTCACCGGAGACCTCGCCGACACCGGCCGCCCCGACGCCTACCAGCGGCTTCGCGCCATCGTCGAGCCCGCCGCTGCCGCGCTCGGCGCCCAGATCATCTGGGTGATGGGCAACCACGACGAGCGCGTCGCGTTCCGCCGCGGTCTGCTCGACGAAGACGCCGATCAGTCCGAACCGGTCGACCGCGTCTACGACATCAACGGCTTGCGGATCATCGCCCTCGATTCGACACGGCCCGGTCAGCACTACGGTGAGATCACTGACGCGCAGCTCGATTGGCTGGCGAACGAGCTCGCCACCCCGGCGCAGGACGGCACACTGCTCGCGCTGCACCACCCGCCCGTGCCGAGCCCCCTGGGCCTGATGGGTCTCGTCGAACTGCGCGACCAGGAGCGCCTTGCGGACGTGCTGCGGGGCTCAGACGTCCGTGGCATCCTCGGGGGCCATCTGCACTACTCGACGACCAGCACGTTCGCCGGCATCCCGGTATCGGTAGCCTCTGCCACGTGCTACACCCAGGACCTCGCGGTGGCGCACCCGGGGGCACGCGGGCAGGACGGCGGCCAGTCCTACAATCTGGTGCACGTGTACGGCGACCGGGTGCTGCACTCGGTCGTGCCGATCGGGCAGTTCCCGACGGTGTACGAGATGACCCCCGAGATGCTCGAGGCGTTCATGAAGATGAGCGCCGACGAGCAGCTCGCGGCCGTCAACGGATCGGTGCAGGAGTAA
- a CDS encoding carbohydrate ABC transporter permease, with amino-acid sequence MFVTVTAPSPARPVGEGAGAPTAPARRRRLRPQSLQPYLYVLPGVLFLILWTYSPLAQTFGLSFYDWNLLPTSPKTFVGTDNYAEVLALPELHTALLNTVVYIAAFFMFSLVLPIAIAMMSRQVTGRARTFYQALIFVPFLITPVATSAVWRWLLAEQGAFATVLAHFGVDMPNVFRDPNLAIWSIIVIVGWQMLGFGVLVVAAGFAGIAPEYAQAASLDGAGSGRIFRRITLPLLSPTLVFLSLMTILLAAQWTYPIIDLLTQGGPTNSTTNIYYLLYQFGFQNFDVGISSAAGVLFFVGFGVIAFIFLELQERLSFYDN; translated from the coding sequence ATGTTCGTCACCGTCACCGCACCTTCGCCGGCCCGCCCGGTCGGCGAAGGTGCGGGCGCACCCACGGCGCCGGCACGCCGTCGCCGTCTGCGCCCGCAATCGCTGCAGCCCTACCTCTATGTGCTGCCGGGCGTCCTGTTCCTCATCCTGTGGACGTACAGCCCGCTCGCGCAGACCTTCGGCCTGTCGTTCTACGACTGGAACCTGCTTCCGACCAGCCCCAAGACCTTCGTCGGCACCGACAACTATGCCGAGGTCCTCGCTCTTCCTGAACTGCACACGGCACTGCTCAACACCGTCGTCTACATCGCGGCGTTCTTCATGTTCTCTCTCGTGTTGCCGATCGCGATCGCCATGATGTCGCGCCAGGTCACGGGGCGCGCACGCACGTTCTACCAGGCGCTCATCTTCGTGCCGTTCCTGATCACGCCGGTCGCGACAAGCGCCGTGTGGCGCTGGCTGCTCGCCGAGCAGGGCGCCTTCGCCACGGTGCTCGCGCACTTCGGCGTCGACATGCCGAATGTGTTCCGCGACCCGAACCTGGCGATCTGGAGCATCATCGTGATCGTCGGCTGGCAGATGTTGGGGTTCGGCGTCCTCGTCGTCGCTGCGGGCTTCGCCGGGATCGCCCCGGAGTACGCGCAGGCGGCTTCGCTGGACGGCGCCGGTTCCGGTCGCATCTTCCGGAGGATCACCCTGCCGCTGCTCTCGCCGACGCTCGTGTTCCTCTCGCTGATGACGATCCTGCTCGCGGCGCAGTGGACGTATCCGATCATCGACCTGCTCACCCAGGGTGGCCCGACCAACTCGACCACGAACATCTACTACCTGCTCTATCAGTTCGGGTTCCAGAACTTCGACGTCGGCATCTCATCGGCCGCAGGCGTGCTCTTCTTCGTCGGCTTCGGAGTCATCGCGTTCATCTTCCTCGAGCTGCAGGAGCGGCTCAGCTTCTACGACAACTAG